The following proteins come from a genomic window of Thermodesulfovibrionales bacterium:
- a CDS encoding co-chaperone GroES family protein has protein sequence MKAKKNLIVVGDRILIEPDEREGFTGGGLYLPPTVKEKEKVQGGYVVKTGPGYLIHDVNSSSDDPWKQRKKPKYIPLQAMEGDYAIFLKDSAVEIEFEGKKYLIVPHSAVLALIRTELVEE, from the coding sequence ATGAAGGCAAAGAAGAATCTCATCGTTGTTGGTGACAGAATACTTATTGAGCCTGATGAGAGGGAGGGTTTTACAGGTGGAGGTCTCTATCTTCCTCCTACTGTAAAGGAAAAGGAAAAGGTTCAGGGCGGATATGTCGTAAAGACAGGTCCTGGATATTTAATTCATGATGTTAATTCTTCAAGCGATGATCCCTGGAAACAGAGAAAAAAACCAAAATACATTCCCCTTCAGGCAATGGAAGGAGATTATGCTATCTTTTTAAAAGACTCTGCGGTCGAGATAGAGTTCGAGGGGAAAAAATACCTTATCGTACCTCATTCTGCTGTGCTCGCTCTTATCAGGACAGAACTTGTGGAGGAATAA
- a CDS encoding aconitate hydratase — translation MGKNIVEKIIESHLVSGEVSPGRMVSVRVDQVYTQDATGTMAWLEFEAIGIDRVKVPLAVSYVDHNTLQSDFMNPDDHAFLQSVAARYGAWFSKPGNGISHQVHLERFAAPGKIALGTDSHTPTGGGMGMLAIGVGGLEAAGVLAGEPFEITMPKVVNVRLTGRLNRPYVTAMDVILELLRRLTVKGGVGKIFEYSGPGVRELSVPERATITNMGAELGATTSIFPSDEITKKFLKAQGRESDWIELTADPDADYDEVIELNLSEIEPLVAQPHSPDNVVPVRELSGKKIDQVCIGSCTNSSYSIMKQVASILRGRTVARHVSLLVNPGSKQVYEMLARDGSMADMIGAGARILEAACGPCIGMGGAPGTGQVSLRSYNRNFKGRSGTKDAFVYLASPIVCAIAAIKGEFVDPRDAGIEIENPAEVESFIINDNLLIPPSQNYREVKVKKGPNIKDVPVRKALEEDIEATVILKLGDNITTDDIMPAGSKILPLRSNIPAIAEYVFHNIEPAFAKRALEFKEKGGIIIVGGENYGQGSSREHAALAPMYLGLRAVIAKSFARIHRANLINFGIIPLVFKDARDYEKIIPGEKLRIKNIKSILLHGLKEVPVENLERGYVFLTILELNERERNILLSGGLLPWIKARAERDA, via the coding sequence ATGGGTAAGAATATTGTAGAAAAGATCATAGAAAGCCATCTTGTTTCAGGAGAGGTATCACCTGGACGGATGGTATCTGTCAGGGTTGACCAGGTCTATACACAGGATGCAACAGGCACAATGGCCTGGCTTGAGTTTGAGGCTATAGGTATAGACAGGGTAAAGGTTCCACTGGCTGTATCCTATGTGGACCACAACACCCTTCAGTCTGATTTTATGAACCCTGATGACCACGCCTTTCTACAGAGTGTTGCAGCAAGATACGGTGCCTGGTTTTCAAAGCCAGGAAATGGCATATCCCATCAGGTTCATCTTGAGAGATTTGCTGCACCGGGAAAGATCGCCCTTGGTACAGACAGTCATACTCCAACAGGTGGAGGAATGGGAATGCTTGCAATAGGAGTGGGTGGTCTTGAGGCAGCAGGTGTACTGGCTGGAGAACCCTTTGAGATAACAATGCCAAAGGTTGTTAATGTCAGACTTACAGGAAGACTAAATAGACCTTATGTCACTGCAATGGATGTTATACTTGAGCTTTTAAGGAGACTGACAGTAAAGGGTGGGGTGGGCAAGATCTTTGAATACAGCGGTCCTGGTGTTAGAGAGCTATCTGTGCCAGAAAGGGCAACAATAACAAACATGGGCGCAGAGCTGGGTGCAACAACCTCAATATTTCCATCTGATGAGATTACAAAAAAATTCCTTAAAGCACAGGGAAGGGAGTCTGACTGGATAGAGCTTACAGCTGATCCTGATGCAGATTATGATGAGGTGATAGAACTGAATCTATCAGAGATAGAGCCACTTGTAGCACAGCCTCACAGTCCTGACAATGTTGTACCTGTGAGGGAACTGAGCGGAAAGAAGATTGACCAGGTATGTATTGGAAGCTGCACGAATTCATCCTATTCCATAATGAAACAGGTTGCCTCCATTCTCAGGGGAAGGACAGTTGCAAGGCATGTCAGCCTGCTTGTGAACCCGGGTTCGAAGCAGGTTTATGAGATGCTCGCAAGGGATGGCTCTATGGCTGATATGATAGGAGCAGGAGCTAGGATTCTCGAGGCTGCCTGCGGTCCATGTATTGGAATGGGTGGTGCTCCAGGTACAGGCCAGGTATCACTCCGTTCATATAATAGAAATTTTAAGGGTCGTTCCGGAACAAAGGATGCCTTTGTCTATCTTGCAAGCCCGATTGTTTGTGCCATTGCAGCCATAAAGGGAGAATTTGTTGATCCAAGGGATGCCGGTATTGAAATAGAGAACCCTGCTGAGGTTGAGAGTTTTATCATTAATGATAACCTCCTTATTCCTCCTTCCCAGAATTACAGGGAAGTTAAGGTTAAAAAGGGTCCAAATATTAAAGATGTACCTGTAAGGAAAGCGCTTGAAGAAGATATTGAGGCAACAGTTATATTGAAACTCGGAGATAACATAACCACTGATGATATAATGCCTGCTGGCTCAAAGATACTTCCTCTCAGGTCAAACATCCCGGCAATAGCAGAATATGTATTTCATAACATTGAGCCAGCTTTTGCCAAGAGGGCTCTTGAGTTTAAAGAAAAGGGAGGAATTATAATTGTCGGAGGAGAGAACTACGGACAGGGTTCTTCAAGAGAACATGCAGCCCTTGCTCCAATGTATCTTGGTCTCAGGGCAGTTATAGCAAAGTCCTTTGCAAGGATTCACAGAGCAAATCTTATAAATTTCGGAATAATTCCACTTGTATTTAAGGATGCCCGGGATTATGAAAAAATAATTCCTGGCGAAAAATTAAGAATAAAAAATATAAAGAGTATACTCCTTCATGGTCTAAAAGAGGTTCCTGTTGAGAATCTTGAGAGAGGCTATGTATTTTTAACGATACTAGAGCTTAATGAGAGGGAAAGGAATATTCTTCTATCAGGAGGTCTTCTGCCCTGGATAAAGGCAAGGGCTGAAAGAGATGCTTAG
- a CDS encoding response regulator, which translates to MLRKKDRILFSTDVFINGIMKAHCLDISEGGMYIATPTEFIPGATVDIAFRIFDKDFKIKAKIQHYEQGIGIGVKFLSPPPELIDAIHRLREKKLAAITGRRTVLLIDDSSQSRAIYKSKLQNDGFMVIEAKDGIEALKMMQETRPDLIILDLWMEGLDGFKLMQIMKLNPELKDIPVIVLSARVIPADVDKALSLGAREFLPKMTTTPAKLAERVRSYFV; encoded by the coding sequence ATGCTTAGAAAGAAAGATAGAATATTATTTTCTACTGATGTTTTCATAAATGGCATAATGAAGGCCCACTGCCTTGATATAAGCGAGGGAGGAATGTATATAGCAACTCCCACGGAATTCATCCCCGGAGCTACAGTTGATATAGCCTTCAGGATTTTTGATAAAGACTTCAAGATTAAGGCAAAGATCCAGCACTATGAGCAGGGAATAGGTATTGGTGTAAAGTTTCTGTCGCCTCCTCCTGAACTGATTGATGCCATTCACAGGCTTCGAGAAAAAAAGCTGGCTGCTATTACGGGAAGAAGGACAGTACTTCTGATTGATGATAGCAGCCAGTCAAGGGCTATATATAAAAGCAAGCTACAGAATGATGGTTTCATGGTAATTGAGGCAAAGGATGGTATTGAGGCATTAAAGATGATGCAGGAGACAAGACCTGATCTTATCATCCTTGACCTCTGGATGGAGGGGCTTGATGGTTTTAAACTTATGCAGATTATGAAATTAAATCCGGAACTGAAGGATATTCCGGTGATTGTACTTTCAGCAAGGGTCATTCCAGCTGATGTGGATAAAGCCCTTTCCCTCGGTGCCAGGGAATTTCTTCCGAAGATGACGACTACACCTGCTAAATTAGCAGAAAGGGTTAGGAGTTATTTTGTCTGA
- the aroF gene encoding 3-deoxy-7-phosphoheptulonate synthase yields MDIIVLSPEATEEQIENILRKLEQYGFKTTVSRGAERTIIGVIGDTSKVTEEEEERFRVMPGVENIMRILKPFKVASKDFKKTPTEIKVRDCIIGGKRIHVMAGPCSVEGKDMIIEIAKRVKDAGATFLRGGAFKPRTSPYTFQGLGEEGLKYLKEASELTGLPVVTELMDPRDIDLFVEYVDVIQIGARNMQNFRLLLEVGKINKPVLLKRGLSATIKEWLMSAEYILSQGNPHVILCERGIRTFETATRNTLDLSAVPVLKQMTHLPVVVDPSHGVGKWDLVPSMAKAAIAAGADGLLIEVHHNPQEALSDGDQSLKPDAFKELMKELKVIAQAVGREI; encoded by the coding sequence ATGGACATAATAGTACTTAGCCCTGAAGCAACAGAGGAACAGATAGAGAATATCCTGAGAAAACTTGAGCAGTACGGTTTTAAAACTACTGTCTCCAGAGGAGCAGAGAGGACCATAATAGGTGTTATAGGTGATACATCAAAGGTCACTGAGGAGGAAGAAGAAAGATTCAGAGTAATGCCCGGTGTTGAAAACATAATGAGGATCCTTAAACCCTTTAAGGTAGCCAGTAAGGATTTCAAAAAGACCCCTACAGAGATAAAGGTAAGGGACTGTATAATTGGCGGTAAAAGAATTCATGTGATGGCAGGCCCCTGCTCTGTTGAGGGAAAGGATATGATTATTGAGATCGCCAAGAGAGTAAAGGATGCTGGAGCAACCTTCTTAAGAGGTGGTGCCTTCAAACCCAGGACATCACCTTATACATTCCAGGGGCTCGGTGAAGAGGGCTTGAAATATCTGAAGGAGGCATCAGAACTGACAGGGCTGCCCGTGGTTACAGAACTAATGGATCCTAGGGATATAGACCTCTTTGTTGAATATGTTGATGTAATACAGATCGGTGCAAGGAACATGCAGAACTTCAGGCTTCTGCTTGAGGTTGGTAAGATTAATAAACCTGTGCTCCTTAAAAGAGGACTTTCTGCTACAATAAAAGAATGGCTCATGAGTGCTGAATATATCCTTTCTCAGGGAAATCCTCATGTAATACTCTGTGAAAGAGGTATCAGAACCTTTGAGACAGCAACGAGAAATACCCTTGACCTGAGCGCTGTGCCCGTGCTTAAACAGATGACCCATCTTCCAGTTGTGGTAGATCCGAGCCATGGAGTGGGCAAATGGGACCTGGTTCCCTCAATGGCAAAGGCAGCCATAGCAGCAGGAGCAGATGGACTTCTTATAGAGGTCCATCACAATCCCCAGGAGGCACTCTCTGATGGAGATCAGTCCCTTAAACCGGATGCTTTTAAAGAATTGATGAAAGAACTTAAGGTTATAGCCCAGGCTGTGGGAAGAGAGATTTAG